Genomic window (Chrysemys picta bellii isolate R12L10 unplaced genomic scaffold, ASM1138683v2 scaf957, whole genome shotgun sequence):
gttCCCTatgcctacccgtgggctgccccctgcaaccccagtacctaattggccttccactaggccgcagcctggggggtttccaggccagagctccccagctcccttggccttcctccagccctgctccactccaggtaccttctctcagctccctgcagccaggtccctccctctcaaagctagAGAAAGTCTGTCTCTGGCTTctagccccagccctcttataagggccagcattgtttttaaatgcaatatTGGTACCCATTGGAATGAATGTAATTGTTTTACAGATATTGCTTCAGCATCCCCTTTTGAGAAATTATTTACATGCCACTAACCAAGAGGCATGTAAGATTATTGTCACCGTCCATCTGTCTACTAGTCTGATTACACAAGTAATCaggcggcgaacagcagaggctaacagcaggagtttgcctgggagctgtccaagaggaggtacgctaagtgctgcattaggggggctgtgttggtgagtatctgagtgcctgctgctgggacagttggtcagtttgaccgtgtgcttgattgcttgcttgtttgtttgaaaagtgtgaattgggagtgctttgttccaggtgggccttgagtgggcctgactggtatataagggcagtcagcagcgaaccagctgagtggcgaacagcagaggctaacagcaggagtttgcctgggagttcgcgtggggagagcgcactgaggctttcatctgcaggtttctccgagtagttcctgcaacagttgaggaagctcctaagaggacggtgatatggaaggtgagcgatcagctgttgtaacctgcacaggttgtgccatgtttgtctttcttccacaggacagaagcgactttgtctgtacaaagtgcaagctggtctccatattggaggagaaggttcgagggctggagaaacaagtatcgactctgcgttgcataagggaaaatgaagatttcctggacagacgtcaggagatgcttctacggccacaatgttctgaagattcagagcaggcgcagcagggacagaaggattgtgaggaggtttggcagcatgtgacctccagaagaagaaagaggagcgtccatgcaccagcaatggagatacaggtgagcaatcgtttccatgttctctctacaggtgctaatgcggagagtggactagatggcccatctgagggaagggagcagaaggagactccaccgattggaaggcaaaagatgcactgtcctagggatgcgggttccacgaccaccactcccaagaggaggaggagggtggtggtggtcggggactccctcctcagggggactgaatcatctatctgccgccctgaccgggaaaaccgagaggtctgctgcttgccaggagctaggatacacgatgtgacggagagactgccaagactcatcaagccctcggatcgctaccccttcctgcttctccacgtgggcaccaatgatactgccaagaatgaccttgagcggatcactgcagactacgtggctctgggaagaaggataaaggagtttgaggcacaagtggtgttctcgtccatcctccctgtgcaaggaaaaggccggggtagagaccgtcgaatcgtggaagtcaacgaatggctacgcaggtggtgtcggagagaaggctttggattcttcgaccatgggatggtgttccaagaagaaggagtgctaggcagagacgggctccacctaacgaagagagggaagagcatcttcgccagcaggctggctaacctagtgaggagggctttaaactaggttcaccgggggaaggagaccaaagccctgaggtaagtggggaaatgggatcctgggaggaagcacaagcaggagagcgcaagaggggaggactcctgtctcatgctgagaaagagggacgatcattgagttatcttaagtgcctatacacaaatgcaagaagcctgggaaacaagcagggagaactggaagtcctggcacagtcagggaactatgatgtgattggaataacagagacttggtgggataactcacatgactggagtactgtcatggatggatataaactgttcaggaaggacaggcagggcagaaaaggtgggggagttgcattgtatgtaagagaggagtatgactgctcagagctccggtatgatactgcagaaaaacctgagtgtctctggataaagttgagaagtgggagcaacaagggtgatgtcgtggttggagtctgctatagaccaccagaccagggggatgaggtggacgaggctttcttctggcaactagcagaagttgctagatcgcaggccctggttctcatgggagactttaatcaccctgatatctgctgggagagcaatacagcggtgcacaggcaatccaggaaatttttggaaagcgtaggggacaatttcctgttgcaagtgctggaggaaccaactaggggcaaagcttttcttgacctgctgctcacaaacagggaagaactagtaggggaagcaaaagtggatgggaacctgggaggcagtgaccatgagatggtcgagttcaggatcctgacacaaggaagaaaggagagcagcagaatatggaccctggacttcagaaaagcagactttgactccctcagggaacagatgggcaggatcccctgggagaataacatgaagggcaaaggggtccaggagagctggctgtattttaaagaatccttattgaggttgcaggaacaaaccatcccgatgtgtagaaagaatagtaaatatggcaggcgaccagcctggctaaacagtgaaatccttgctgatcttaagcgcaaaaaagaggcttataagaagtggaagattggacaaatgaccagggaggagtataaaaatattgctcaggcgtgcaggagtgaaatcaggaaggccaaatcacacttggagttgcagttagcaagagatgttaagagtaacaagaagggtttcttcaggtatgttagcaacaagaagaaaatcaaggaaagtgtgggccccttactgaatgagggaggcaacctagtgaccgaggatgtggaaaaagctaatgtactcaatgatttttttgcctctgtcttcacgcacaaggtcagctcccagattgctgcactgggcagtacagcatggggagaaggtgaccagccctctgtggagaaagaagtggttcgggactatttagaaaaactggacgtgcacaagtccatggggccggatgcgctgcatccgagggtgctaaaggagttggcgggtgagattgcagagccattagccattatttttgaaaactcatggcgatcgggggaggtcccagatgactggaaaaaggctaatgtagtgcccatctttaaaaaagggaagaaggaggatccggggaactacaggccagtcagcctcacctcagtccctggaaaaattatggagcaggtcctcaaggaatcaattatgaagcatttagaggaaaggaaagtgatcaggaacagtcagcatggattcacgaaggggaagtcgtgcctgactaacctaattgccttctatgatgagataactggctctgtggatgaggggaaagcagtggatgtgttatttcttgactttagcaaagcttttgatactgtctcccacagtattcttgccaccaagttaaagaagtatgggctggatgaatggactgtaaggtggatagaaagctggctagatcgtcgggctcaacgggtagtgatcaatggctccatgtctagttggcagccggtttcaagtggagtgccccaagggtcggtcctggggccggttttgtttaatatctttattaatgatctggaggatggtgtggactgcactctcagcaagtttgcagatgacactaaactaggaggcgtggtagatacactagagggtagggatcggatacagagggacctagacaaattagaggattgggcagaaaaaaacctgatgaggttcaacaaggacaagtgcagagtcctgcacttaggacggaagaatcccatgcactgctacagactagggaccgaatggctaggtagcagttctgctgaaaaggacctaggggtcacagtggacgagaagctggatatgagtcaacagtgtgctcttgttgccaagaaggctaacggcattttgggctgtataagtaggggcattgccagcagatcgaggaacgtgatcgttcccctttattcgacattggtgaggcctcatctggaatactgtgtccagttttgggccccacactacaagaaggatgtggaaaaattggaaagagtccagcggagggcaacaaaaatgattaggggtctggagcatatgacttatgaggagaggctgagagaactgggattgtttagtctccagaagagaagaatgaggggggatttgatagcagccttcaactacctgaaggggggttccaaagaggatggagctcggctgttctcagtggtggcagatgacagaacaaggagcaatggtctcaagttgcagtgggggaggtccaggttggatatcaggaaaaactatttcactaggagggtggtgaaacactggaatgcgttacctagtgaggtggtggagtctccttccttggaggtttttaaggcccggcttgacaaagccctggctgggatgatttagctgggaattggtcctgctttgagcagggggttggactagatgacctcttgaggtcccttccaactctgatattctatgattctatgattctatgattctatgagaggaTTAGCAAAGATTTGGAATACAAATGGTGGAAGATATTGGTGGGAACCTTCCCCCGACAACAGGGATCTTTACTCTGGCTTTACATCCAATTGTGGTGATTTTGGTGTTTCAGATAGTGGGGGATGTTTTGTTCCTGATGCTGACATGCAGGATTTGAAGGAAGATTGATCCGTTGCATTTGCAAACCATGGGTACTACCAGAAGGAAACTATATGAGGTTGGGTTTATACCAAGGCAAAATCAGTAGTGAAAACAGAGTACCAGCGAGAAGATTATTGGTCGATCTCGGTCGAGAGCCTTGAGCCAATGCTGGGCCCCGCTAGTAACCCACTGAACTCATTGTCTGTGTGTGCAGatcttaatacacctctacctcgataaaatgctacccgatataacacgacttcagctataacgcggtaaggcagtgctccgggtgggcagggctgcgcactctggtggatcaaagcaagttcgatataacgcggtttcacctataacacggtaagattttttggctcccgaggttTAAACTCTGAGAGGCAAGGCCAAATAACCATTTGCAGTTATTACTTTCAGAATAGGAGGTTGGGACAAGAAGTGAATCTATTGTGAGAGTAGGAGTGTTTGGATGGTCACCCCTGGTCTTGAGCACCTCTGATACATTTGTGACAGGTtcgatcacagaaccccccctaggagctgccacccaatgtgccaagactacttctgcctcctgttttccctgccacctcgggaccccagcaccctgtcttgcttagccagacactcccgtctgctccaacaaagacccagggtctgaattacttgccccaaagctgcaggtttacctgaaaacagctcacagaagtgtgcttgtctttagcactcagatgcccaactcccaatggggtctaaacccaaataaatcccttttaccctgtataaagcttatgcagggtaaactcataaactgttcgccctctataacactgatagagagatatgcacagttgtttgctcccccaggtattaaatacatactctgagttaattaataagtaaagagtgattttattacatacagaaagtaggatttaagtggttccaagtagtaacagacagaacaaagtaagtcaccaagcaaaataaaataaaatgcgcaaatctatgtctaatcaaactgaatacagataagatcctcaccagttccagaatgctcccttttacagactaatctccttttagcctgggtccagcaatcactcacacccctttgttccagtttcttccaagtatcctggggggtggagaggctctctctttagccagctgaagctaaaatggaggggtctcccagggggttaaatagactctctcttgtgggtggagacccccttctcactcctatgcaaagtccagctccaagatggagttctggagtcacctgggcaagtcacatgtccatgcatgactcacagtctttataggcagaagccattgtccacatggtatcttgaatgtctccaggaagacttcttatttggattggagccttccaagatgcattgttccccaagtgctccctgatcgggtacttaaccttgcgaattccttcctaaagaagccgaccaaatgcctcacaaagcttacttagaaatcaagccagtacacagccaatattctcaACCTCAAGTACAAAATGATCTATGTGTACCAAtcggatgaatagatatagtagaccataacctttacagagatatgttacatggcacaggcagcacacaacatattccagttatgtcatattcccataaagtaTTATCGGGTACAGCGTCACAACATTTGATATGGAAGTTTTATTATTGTTGTGACTAGAAATATTTTGATAAGAAATGAATAGTTGTGCTGAAAGTAGGAGAATTGGTGACCCATTAAGGAATTCACTATAGATTATGTGCTTTGGcaaatataaatgtttttaaatgctctAAACCCtactgtgactgtgtgtgtgtgtgtgtgtgtgtgtgtgtgtgtgtgtgtgtgtgtgtgtgtgatgccaaTTATTTATCCGACGCATGAGCTGTGCCCCCTGTATCGATTCCTGACACCTCCTGGAGAGAAACAGTAAAGTTACCACCGCTTTGGGATCTGAAAACCCTGAGTAACAGCGGCACAGTGGGTCATATGCCACTGCTCCCTGATTTCTGCGAGGGCCGAGCTGCCCATGGCTTActctgctccatctgctggaggaggggggggggctctgtcattcccaggctgcacctccCCCTCACTGGAATGTTTCCAGCTCGCTCGGCCCCTCTCCCCAAAAGCTGGGCCTGGGGTGGGAGCCGAGTTGGGACAGAGCCACTGCTGCCTTGTGCTCATTGCCGCCACAGCTGTATGCTTCCTCCGGGGTCCTAGTGCCAGTCATTTCCCCCTTCTGTGTGTGCTGAGCACCTTGCATGGCCCCCATCCTGGTCtctgtacaacagtgagtgcccacAGTGGGGTAGGACAGGGTGGGAGGTAAGGCAGTGGGAAAGAAAGGGGATAAAGGAATGGGTCAGGagacagtggggaaaggaaaagggaggggaTAGGGAGGGGCCAGGAGCCCATCATGCACTGTCAGCTCAGGAGGAACAGtagctggggctcccccattaaGCCAGTCCAAACCTCCCATCCCCAATACTAGCAGCCCAGGTACCACTtcaaggggggagagagtcagggctgAGAACAGGTCAGTTACACATAGGGttgccagacagcaagtgtgaaaaatcgggacagggggtggggtgtaataggcgcctatataagacaaagacccaaatatcaggactgtccctataaaatcgggacatctggtcaccctagttacacaAGCGGATATAGATCATTTGGTAAGATGCTGTCATTTGAATAAcgtgttttaataaagtcaaatgcaaggtcatctaggaacaaagaatccaGGTTACACTTGGATGGGGGATTGTATGCAGGAATGTAGTGACACTGAGACAGACTTTAAGGTAAAAACCAACTGAATAGGGagttccagtgtgatgctgtagctaAGAGTATGAATGTGATCCTTGGGTATGTAAGCAGGGGTGTATCAAACAGGAGTACAGAGGACACATTCCCTTTGTATACAGTattagcagggctggctttagcagaTGTGGGGCCCCACACCGGGACATGAATTGTCtcgtgcccccctgccccaactccgccctggccccgccccgactcctgccccattggatccctccccaaatccctggcctggccccgtgtcttccccaagcacgccgcattcctcctcctcacccttccctcccaggcttgcggtgatcagctgtatggcggcgcaagtgctggagggaggggggagaagcaggacgcggctttttttttccccgctccgCCAGCAGCCCTGGACGTTGCGGGGtcctcttaggtgcggggccccattccggggaatcgaccgaatcggcttaaagccggcgcTGAGTATTAGTGAGGCATTTCTGATGTCCACACATCTAAAAACATGTTGAAACTTTTGGAAAGGGGTCAGaagagagctacaagaatgatttgaggtccAGAAAACTGAAAGACTAGCAAAGCTCTATTTAGTTTAAGAAAATATTAATAGGTGATTCTGTcatggtctataagtacctagACGGGGAACAGATCTCAACCAGCAGAGGATTCCTTACTCTAGCAGACTAAGACAGAACGAGATTCAGCAGTCGTaaactgaaactagacaaattcagagtggaaataaaaCTCAATTTTTTAACAGAGAGAGGTATTAACCATTGGACCAGCTTGCCTAGGGATaggatggattctccattacttacAGTCCTTAAGTTGAGACTAGACATATTTCTAGAAGATGTACTTTAACTCAAACCAGTTCCATGATGGAGGAATCACTGGGTGGGTTCATTGGCCTGGGTTATGCgagatgtcagactagatgatcctttcTGGTTTTACAGTTCATAAGTGTATTCGGGTGGGATTTTGCATGTGGTGAGACTCACATTGGCCACGCATGAttccaatttaaatcaaaatTCCAAACATTGGCTGTATCCCTTGGCAAGGTTCGATGCTCACTGCTTTGGTGTTTAGAAGAGATTCAGACACCCATTATTAAAAATGGAATAACTAGGAAATTGAGATTCATGTCAGGGTCAGCAATACAATCAATGTACTGGACAAAATCTTCATATTTCTTATTGGACGATGGAGTAAGGGGCAATATGGGAATGTGTACACAGCAGCTGGAGGAGTAATTCTCAGTGTGGGAAGGCagacatgtgctagctctgctcaagttcACGCACTAAATAAAAATACCAGTGTGGTCACAGCATCGCTGGCAGCAGCTTGGCCAGTCACCTGAATATGTACCCAGGAGCTTGGACAGGTTTGTACTCAGGCAACTAACCTGAGCCATCGACTGTGCCGCTTTGaccacacttctatttttaggtGCTAGATTGAGCATAACTAGCACATGTAATccccagcttgggtagatgtaCAACTCCTAGCTGCTGAGAGCAATGGAGAATACCGGTGTACCGGAGTGCACCCCGTTACTTTTAACTTTCCCTCTGTACATTTCAGCTATTGATGATTAGAATTAAAACATGCTTCtaaatgcagggctggctccagcttttttgccgccccaagcggcaaagcggggggaaaaaaaagataaagccgatcggtggcacttcggtggcagctcaaatcgcgccgcttcattctttggcggcattcggcggcgggtccttcgctccctctcttcctcttcggcggcacttccgcggcagctcaaagaggaagagagggacctgccgccgaagacccggacgtgccgcccctttccgttggccgccccaagcacctgcttccttagctggtgcctggagccgaccctgtttAAATGCTTTTTGGATACACCAATAGGTAGAAACCAGCATTTACTGACATGCAGTAATTAGTGCCAGAATCCTGCAAAGACTAACACCCGTAAATAACTTTACTCCATTTGATGTGTCTACCTGCTTggtaagcatgtgtgtgtgttttggggatcAGGTCCTGAAAGCAAATTGTTCCAACTTACCTAATGAAATGAACATTGGAATTCTGATTCTGACCTCCCCAGCAATTCACAGACCTGCTGAGTTCAGGAATAATTAATTGTAGTattgtttaaaatacaaaaatcaaGGAAGACATAGGACTAGGAAAATACTTTGTAATGGGAGTCTTTGTAATCTGCCTATAGGAGTAAAGTATAAAGACAACCTGTGGATCCTTTCAatacacaagtatcagaggggtagccgtgttagtctgaatctgtaaaaagcaacagagggtcatgtggcacctttaagactaacagaagtattgggagcataagctttcgtgggtaagaacctcacttctcttgcatctgaagaagtgaggttcttacccacgaaagcttatgctcccaatacctctgttagtcttaaaggtgccacaggaccctctgttgcttttttcaataCACAGTAACCCCTGTGTCTTTGGGTCACCAGAAAAATTAAACCAAGAATTTCACTCACATAATGTACTACAGAAATGTGCAAAACCTCAAAGAGCTCAGGTTGCCAACCATTTAAAACACGCCTGATAATATGTGAATGAAACAGATAAAACATCTTCTGAGGGGTCTGGATGGGTAATGAATTTGTTTTTACTGTTAGCACAAGGGGGTCTGTATAAACACACAGCTAATGAAGTCCAAGTGTAAGATATTCCTGTAACAATACTCTATAGATTTACCATAAAGGATAGTGGTCTAGCTTACACCTCAGTACCAGGGTGGCGATTCTAGTCATTATTAGGGTGTTTCTTGAACAATTTGGATGCTAGGAGGTAAATATGAAAGACAGACATTGGTAGCAGAAATTGTAACCTTTGGGAGGGCAAGAGTTCACTTCATTGTCCTTCTCCAGTGCCTAAATAAAACCCCAACTCCCCTAGAAAAGGAGCTTGAGCCAGAGAATTCAGACTAAGGagtttcagcaaggattgcacagggtcaacctccccacattcaagtcccaaaagaACAGAAGGAGTGAACTTAATTAAGTACCAAGTTTataaatcttatgataaagaacCATAACAACTTAATTTTTACAACATAACATGCAGGGCCGGCagaacccattaggcaacctaggcagtcgcctagggcactaacatttggggggcggcgaccgcggaggctggatcttcggccgccccagtcgtcagcggtatttcgggggcgagaccttccgccgcctctg
Coding sequences:
- the LOC135979523 gene encoding uncharacterized protein LOC135979523, coding for MLLRPQCSEDSEQAQQGQKDCEEVWQHVTSRRRKRSVHAPAMEIQVSNRFHVLSTGANAESGLDGPSEGREQKETPPIGRQKMHCPRDAGSTTTTPKRRRRVVVVGDSLLRGTESSICRPDRENREVCCLPGARIHDVTERLPRLIKPSDRYPFLLLHVGTNDTAKNDLERITADYVALGRRIKEFEAQVVFSSILPVQGKGRGRDRRIVEVNEWLRRWCRREGFGFFDHGMVFQEEGVLGRDGLHLTKRGKSIFASRLANLVRRALN